The following coding sequences lie in one Candidatus Paceibacterota bacterium genomic window:
- the eno gene encoding phosphopyruvate hydratase: protein MSNKIKKIQAREILDSRGNPTVEVEVVLESKVRGIAAVPSGASTGEFEALELRDQDNARYGGKGVLKACENVNVRIAAKLKGQVVTNQKKIDKMMIDLDGTENKSNLGANAILGVSLACARAGARARNKRLYRYIASAYGLEEEDFRIPVPMFNIINGGKHADSGLSIQEFMILPVGIKGSPERIRAGSEIFQALKKILSGLGQSTGVGDEGGFSPKLDSTTKSFELIIKAIEDAKYKPGEEIFIGIDAASSSFYEAGNNQYRLRPENISLDRDRLTALYLEWLKKYPLISIEDGLNENDWEGWARMKERIDQFNKKIMIVGDDLTVTNIKRGKKADKNKCANAIIIKFNQIGTLTETIDCIKFAKKEGWKVIVSHRSGETCDHFIADLAVATGADFLKAGSLSRGERLAKYNRLMKIEEEIGA, encoded by the coding sequence ATGTCGAATAAGATCAAAAAGATCCAGGCGAGAGAAATTTTGGATTCGAGGGGAAATCCGACAGTGGAGGTTGAGGTTGTTCTTGAAAGCAAGGTCAGGGGAATAGCGGCGGTTCCATCCGGCGCTTCTACGGGCGAATTTGAGGCATTGGAATTGCGGGACCAGGACAACGCCAGATATGGCGGGAAGGGTGTTTTGAAAGCTTGTGAGAATGTTAATGTCAGGATCGCGGCAAAGCTGAAGGGACAAGTCGTAACCAACCAGAAGAAGATAGATAAGATGATGATCGATCTGGATGGAACAGAGAATAAATCGAATCTGGGTGCGAATGCCATTTTGGGAGTGTCTCTTGCTTGTGCGAGAGCGGGAGCAAGGGCAAGAAATAAGCGTCTGTATAGATATATAGCATCCGCCTATGGTCTTGAAGAAGAAGATTTCAGGATACCGGTCCCTATGTTCAATATAATAAATGGCGGAAAGCATGCCGATAGCGGACTTTCGATCCAGGAATTCATGATACTTCCCGTGGGGATAAAAGGTTCTCCGGAAAGGATCCGGGCCGGAAGCGAGATCTTTCAGGCGCTGAAGAAAATACTGTCAGGACTTGGACAATCAACCGGAGTCGGAGACGAAGGCGGTTTTTCTCCAAAGTTGGACAGTACGACAAAATCATTCGAGTTGATCATAAAGGCGATCGAAGACGCCAAATACAAGCCGGGCGAAGAGATTTTTATCGGAATAGACGCGGCATCCAGCTCCTTCTATGAAGCAGGGAACAACCAATACAGGCTCAGGCCTGAGAATATTTCCTTGGACCGCGACAGGCTTACCGCTCTGTATCTTGAGTGGCTGAAAAAATATCCGCTTATTTCGATCGAAGATGGTCTGAATGAGAATGACTGGGAGGGCTGGGCGCGGATGAAGGAGAGGATAGACCAATTCAACAAAAAGATTATGATCGTCGGGGATGATCTCACGGTAACGAATATAAAAAGGGGAAAAAAGGCGGATAAGAACAAGTGCGCAAACGCGATAATAATAAAATTCAATCAGATAGGAACTCTCACGGAAACGATCGATTGCATCAAGTTTGCAAAAAAAGAAGGCTGGAAGGTCATCGTTTCGCACAGATCGGGAGAAACATGCGATCATTTCATCGCCGACCTGGCAGTTGCGACGGGCGCGGATTTCCTGAAGGCCGGATCGCTTTCCCGGGGAGAGAGGCTTGCAAAATACAACAGGCTGATGAAGATAGAAGAAGAGATCGGAGCATAA
- a CDS encoding type II secretion system protein GspG — protein MEEIKSTNDMDGGVGGNMPVGGSKKAPVMTIILIILAVILFAGKDIIYSEYSKLFSARKTETPIKEENNFIKDTYLNQPYRADDVMRKSNIAQIGNALEMFFLQNGSYPVSLGGTKLNDENSAAYQDLIKYVNSSNLKDSKDPEFFYLYRSDGKSYEITARLENIKDPECKISDDGFCIYKISKSSAN, from the coding sequence ATGGAAGAGATAAAATCTACAAATGATATGGATGGAGGGGTAGGGGGAAATATGCCGGTAGGTGGAAGCAAAAAAGCGCCGGTAATGACAATAATATTGATAATTTTGGCGGTGATACTGTTCGCCGGCAAGGATATAATCTATTCCGAATATAGCAAGCTGTTTTCGGCTAGAAAGACGGAAACGCCCATAAAGGAAGAGAATAATTTCATAAAGGACACATATTTAAATCAGCCCTATAGGGCGGATGACGTGATGAGAAAATCAAATATCGCGCAAATAGGGAATGCGCTCGAAATGTTTTTTTTGCAAAATGGCAGTTATCCGGTCAGTCTTGGCGGAACAAAACTGAATGATGAAAATTCCGCTGCATATCAGGACCTTATAAAATATGTCAACTCGAGCAATTTGAAAGATTCGAAAGATCCGGAGTTCTTTTATCTCTACAGATCGGACGGAAAAAGTTATGAAATTACGGCGAGGCTTGAGAATATCAAGGACCCTGAATGCAAGATCTCTGACGACGGATTCTGTATATATAAAATAAGCAAATCTTCCGCTAATTAG
- a CDS encoding phosphoglycerate kinase, with product MKSLKEIKKLKDKKVILRVDFNVPIGKDGVVDKGEDWRIRATLPTIEYLVKKGAKIILLSHLGRPDGKVVEEFRLGPVQDRLSELLGLSITKTPDCIGDVVKETIAEMKMGEIVLLENLRFHKEEEENGEAFAKELASLGDVYVNDAFSASHRAHASVHGITKYLPSYAGLLMEKEVDILTDAINNPKKPATIVIGGAKAETKLPVIKFLMDKFDNILVGGVVANVILKAKGIDTGKSLLGDMDPEEAKKIDLDNTKLHIPVDVIICNSEVKTAALSAIGKIGDERILDIGPDTAELYAKIISESKMIIWNGPMGLFEKDAFSQGTKEIAKAITSSKGYSIIGGGDTITALDKFGYLEKASYVSTGGGAMLEFMSGEKLPGIEALN from the coding sequence ATGAAGTCCCTAAAAGAAATCAAAAAACTGAAAGATAAAAAAGTGATTCTCCGGGTAGATTTCAATGTGCCGATCGGAAAAGACGGGGTCGTAGACAAGGGCGAGGACTGGAGGATTAGGGCGACCCTTCCCACGATCGAATATCTTGTCAAAAAGGGCGCAAAAATAATCCTTCTTTCGCATCTTGGGAGGCCGGACGGGAAAGTTGTCGAGGAGTTCAGGCTTGGTCCGGTTCAGGACCGTCTTTCGGAGCTTTTGGGGCTTTCCATCACAAAGACTCCGGATTGTATCGGGGATGTTGTGAAAGAGACCATAGCTGAAATGAAAATGGGAGAGATCGTACTCCTTGAAAATCTTAGATTCCATAAGGAAGAGGAGGAAAATGGCGAAGCTTTTGCGAAGGAATTGGCGAGCCTTGGAGATGTCTATGTGAACGACGCATTTTCCGCTTCGCATCGTGCGCATGCTTCTGTTCACGGGATCACGAAATATTTGCCTTCTTATGCGGGACTTCTGATGGAAAAAGAGGTGGATATTTTGACCGATGCGATAAACAATCCCAAAAAACCCGCGACGATCGTGATCGGAGGAGCAAAGGCGGAAACGAAACTTCCCGTAATTAAATTTTTGATGGATAAATTCGATAATATCCTTGTCGGAGGGGTTGTGGCCAATGTCATCCTGAAGGCGAAAGGCATCGATACCGGGAAATCCCTGCTCGGAGACATGGATCCCGAAGAGGCCAAAAAAATAGATCTCGATAACACCAAGCTCCATATTCCGGTAGACGTCATTATCTGCAACTCCGAAGTGAAGACAGCGGCGCTTTCCGCCATCGGAAAGATCGGTGACGAGAGGATATTGGATATCGGTCCCGACACGGCGGAGCTCTATGCAAAAATAATATCAGAATCCAAAATGATAATCTGGAACGGCCCGATGGGGCTTTTCGAGAAAGATGCTTTTTCGCAAGGCACGAAAGAGATCGCAAAGGCCATCACAAGTTCAAAAGGATATTCGATCATAGGAGGAGGGGATACGATAACAGCGCTGGATAAATTCGGATATCTCGAAAAGGCAAGTTATGTTTCAACCGGAGGAGGTGCGATGCTGGAATTCATGTCCGGGGAAAAACTTCCGGGGATTGAAGCTCTTAATTAA
- the gap gene encoding type I glyceraldehyde-3-phosphate dehydrogenase, translated as MSIKIAINGFGRIGRPALKLMIGNPNIEVVAVNDLTDTKTLAYLLKYDSNYGIYKGKVDYDNDHIIVDGKKVKVFAQKDPLALPWKDLGVDVVLECTGFFTDKAGAGKHLEAGAKKVVISAPCKGADIKTLILGVNENDYDTKEDNIVSNGSCTTNCLAPVVKILNDNIGVDKGFMVTVHSYTNDQRILDLPHPDLRRARAAAMSIIPTSTGAAVAVAEAIPSLKGKLDGSAMRVPTPTVSIADFIAIVKRNTSVEEVNELFKKASKEGMKNILGVTDEPLVSIDYKGNPLSSIVDLPLTKVNENLVKVSSWYDNEFGYTNRLVEMAEFMGGKL; from the coding sequence ATGTCAATAAAAATCGCGATCAATGGATTTGGAAGGATCGGAAGGCCGGCTCTAAAATTAATGATCGGAAATCCTAATATTGAAGTCGTGGCCGTGAACGATCTCACCGACACAAAAACTCTTGCGTATCTTCTGAAATACGATTCGAACTATGGAATATACAAAGGAAAAGTTGATTATGACAATGACCATATCATAGTCGACGGAAAAAAGGTCAAAGTCTTTGCCCAGAAAGATCCGTTGGCTCTCCCATGGAAAGACCTCGGAGTCGATGTTGTTCTTGAATGCACCGGATTTTTTACGGACAAGGCCGGAGCGGGAAAGCACCTGGAGGCCGGAGCAAAAAAAGTCGTCATAAGCGCGCCATGCAAAGGTGCGGATATAAAGACCCTTATATTGGGCGTCAACGAAAATGACTATGATACGAAAGAAGATAATATTGTTTCCAACGGTTCATGTACGACAAATTGCCTTGCGCCCGTTGTGAAGATCCTGAATGACAATATCGGAGTGGACAAAGGTTTCATGGTGACAGTGCACAGCTATACGAACGACCAGAGGATCCTGGACCTTCCGCATCCGGACCTTCGAAGAGCGAGAGCTGCGGCCATGTCCATCATTCCGACATCGACCGGCGCAGCTGTTGCCGTTGCGGAAGCCATTCCGTCGCTCAAGGGAAAGCTCGACGGATCGGCCATGAGAGTCCCGACCCCGACGGTTTCCATCGCGGACTTTATCGCGATCGTAAAAAGAAACACATCAGTTGAAGAAGTGAATGAGCTGTTCAAGAAGGCGAGTAAAGAAGGAATGAAAAACATACTTGGAGTGACGGACGAACCGCTTGTATCCATTGACTACAAAGGCAATCCGCTTTCATCCATCGTTGATCTTCCTCTTACGAAAGTGAATGAGAATCTGGTAAAGGTTTCTTCCTGGTATGACAATGAGTTCGGTTATACGAACAGGTTGGTGGAAATGGCGGAATTCATGGGTGGGAAATTATAA
- a CDS encoding endonuclease domain-containing protein, giving the protein MFKSKKHISYDKKLTEKARQNRKNPTFAEKKLWYKVLCNKQFEKYKFLRQKPLLNYIVDFYCAKLLLAIEIDGDSHAEQEDYDKTRTQKLSEYGIAVIRFTNKEIIENIDGVYMDLKNKVYKRDAVRNANPS; this is encoded by the coding sequence ATGTTCAAATCAAAAAAACATATCTCATATGACAAAAAGCTTACAGAAAAAGCCCGTCAAAACAGAAAAAATCCGACATTTGCAGAAAAGAAACTATGGTACAAGGTGCTTTGCAACAAGCAATTTGAAAAATATAAATTTTTACGGCAAAAACCTTTACTGAACTACATAGTTGATTTTTATTGCGCGAAACTATTGCTTGCGATTGAGATAGATGGCGATTCTCATGCCGAACAAGAGGATTATGATAAAACCAGAACACAAAAATTATCCGAATATGGAATTGCAGTAATCAGATTTACGAATAAAGAAATAATTGAAAATATCGATGGCGTTTATATGGATTTAAAAAATAAAGTATATAAAAGGGATGCAGTTCGAAATGCAAACCCCTCTTGA
- a CDS encoding NADH-quinone oxidoreductase subunit C, producing the protein MNKEEIIKKYIPSNYRTEEQNNLLMFEVPARDIENVCVGFHNEQKLQLMTITATDERSENGAFKIFYVFGIPKEKMFLVPYITLKNTEEFPSLVVKIHGSSWYEREIMTFFGLIPTDHYYQKRVILHENWPLGVYPLRKDFKWDTRPENAKGEPHQFRKVEGEGIYEIPVGPVHAGIIEPGHFRFSVAGEEIISLEPLLGYKHKGVEKLFEVLPLAKKVALSEGVSGDSSFSHSLAFCQALENLGGVNVPERAKYLRVVYAELERLANHFNDIGFIMLDTGFNFGGANGSRLREMIMQWNEKLTGSRFLRGVNSIGGVEKDVSEEAANKLRTNLEAIESDFRQVMEICFDSNSLMNRLKGTGFMDAQAAIDHDLCGVAARAMGLDLDVRVDYPYAAYDKFEVDVPTESTRDVYARFMVKVREVYVSMNILKKALYVLPPGEIRSKDAIKFKNSSYSVSVTEGWRGNIVYFVSTDRNGEISRVQARDASFLNWAAFPYAVKGNVVPDFPLINKSFNLSYSGYDR; encoded by the coding sequence ATGAACAAAGAAGAGATAATAAAAAAATATATACCTTCAAATTATAGGACAGAAGAACAGAATAACCTTCTGATGTTCGAAGTCCCGGCTCGGGACATTGAAAATGTCTGTGTCGGCTTTCACAATGAACAGAAGTTGCAGCTTATGACCATAACAGCGACGGATGAACGGAGCGAAAACGGCGCATTCAAAATATTCTATGTTTTTGGGATACCGAAAGAAAAGATGTTCCTGGTTCCTTATATAACTTTGAAGAATACCGAGGAATTTCCGTCATTGGTTGTGAAAATACACGGATCAAGCTGGTACGAAAGGGAGATTATGACCTTCTTCGGACTGATTCCGACGGATCATTACTATCAAAAGCGTGTTATTTTGCATGAAAACTGGCCCTTGGGAGTTTATCCGCTCAGAAAAGATTTCAAGTGGGATACCAGGCCCGAGAACGCCAAAGGTGAGCCGCACCAGTTCAGAAAGGTTGAAGGAGAGGGAATATATGAGATCCCGGTCGGACCGGTCCATGCCGGGATCATAGAGCCCGGGCATTTCAGATTTTCGGTCGCGGGAGAAGAGATCATTTCCCTCGAACCTCTTTTGGGATATAAACATAAGGGCGTCGAAAAGCTGTTTGAGGTGCTGCCGCTTGCGAAAAAAGTTGCGCTTTCAGAGGGGGTATCCGGCGACAGCTCGTTCAGCCATTCGCTTGCATTCTGTCAGGCATTGGAAAATTTAGGCGGGGTCAATGTTCCCGAGCGCGCAAAGTATCTGAGAGTGGTTTATGCGGAACTTGAGCGTCTCGCAAATCATTTCAATGACATAGGATTCATCATGCTGGATACGGGTTTCAACTTCGGAGGCGCAAACGGATCAAGGCTTCGCGAGATGATCATGCAATGGAATGAAAAGCTCACGGGAAGCAGATTCCTCAGGGGCGTAAATTCAATAGGCGGAGTTGAAAAAGATGTTTCAGAGGAAGCCGCAAATAAGCTGCGGACGAACCTTGAGGCAATTGAATCGGATTTCAGGCAAGTTATGGAAATATGTTTCGATAGCAACTCTCTTATGAATCGGTTGAAAGGAACCGGATTCATGGACGCTCAAGCCGCTATCGATCACGATCTATGCGGCGTTGCGGCGCGAGCAATGGGGCTTGATCTTGACGTGAGAGTTGATTATCCATATGCCGCATATGATAAATTCGAAGTGGACGTTCCGACGGAAAGCACCAGGGATGTTTATGCGAGATTCATGGTAAAGGTGAGAGAGGTATACGTTTCGATGAATATCCTGAAAAAGGCTTTGTATGTTCTTCCTCCAGGTGAAATAAGGTCAAAAGATGCAATAAAGTTCAAAAATAGCTCATATTCCGTTTCTGTGACCGAAGGATGGCGGGGTAATATAGTATATTTTGTCTCAACGGACAGGAATGGCGAGATCAGTCGTGTCCAGGCAAGAGACGCTTCATTCTTGAACTGGGCGGCATTCCCATATGCGGTAAAGGGGAATGTTGTTCCTGATTTTCCGCTTATAAATAAAAGCTTCAATTTGTCATATTCCGGATACGACAGATAG
- a CDS encoding proton-conducting transporter membrane subunit, giving the protein MLLTFLLLVPILAAISVSFVKREQKIYIKHIMFAASALEIFFSASVISQTIASGIYSSTYYYVDSLSALLIFIITVGSFSAGIYSMGYLHEENKKDIVGFSRIKQFFILLNLFIFTMFFAVMVSNPALMWIAIEATTLSTAFLISFYNKPSAMEAAWKYLIINSVGLLLGFLGTLILLAVSSSHLEGTELIVSWKDLISIGAIQDPLAIKVAFIFIMVGFGTKTGLVPMHTWLPDAHSKAPVPLSALLSGVLLNVSFFAILRNKIVVDNMIGSDFSSGLLVLFGIVSIIIAAFIILVQVNYKRLLAYSSIEHMGIIALGFGFGGMGVLAGLLHMVFHSLAKSLLFLCSGNIFLKYSSTKISNVRGVLSALPFTGILFLFGVFAITGVPPFGLFFTEFYILSAGISSYPGIVALAMAGIIIVFVGFLRHATSMVFGEVPAGIKKGEFGFLTTAPLAVVAVILVGFGLFFPPFIVRLIESASKLFL; this is encoded by the coding sequence ATGCTATTAACATTTCTTCTTCTGGTTCCCATCCTTGCGGCAATATCCGTATCGTTCGTCAAAAGGGAGCAAAAAATATATATAAAACATATAATGTTCGCGGCTTCGGCCCTGGAAATATTCTTTTCGGCAAGCGTTATATCGCAAACGATCGCCAGCGGAATATATTCCTCGACATATTATTATGTAGATTCGCTCAGCGCGCTGCTGATCTTTATCATCACGGTGGGCAGTTTTTCGGCAGGCATCTATTCTATGGGATATCTTCACGAAGAGAACAAGAAGGATATAGTAGGTTTCAGCAGGATCAAGCAGTTCTTCATCCTTCTGAATCTTTTTATTTTTACAATGTTTTTTGCCGTGATGGTTTCTAATCCGGCACTGATGTGGATCGCAATTGAAGCTACGACGCTGTCCACGGCGTTCCTGATCAGTTTTTACAACAAACCATCAGCAATGGAGGCGGCATGGAAATATCTGATCATAAATTCGGTCGGATTGCTTCTGGGTTTTCTTGGAACGCTAATATTGCTTGCAGTGTCTTCGTCGCATCTTGAGGGAACTGAGCTGATAGTGAGCTGGAAAGACCTGATAAGTATCGGTGCGATCCAGGATCCGCTGGCCATAAAGGTAGCTTTCATTTTCATTATGGTGGGATTCGGCACCAAGACCGGACTTGTTCCGATGCATACCTGGCTTCCCGATGCTCATTCCAAAGCGCCAGTACCTCTTTCCGCGCTTCTTTCCGGAGTGCTACTGAACGTTTCATTTTTTGCAATTTTGAGGAACAAGATCGTAGTTGACAATATGATAGGTTCGGATTTTTCAAGCGGACTTCTGGTTCTTTTCGGAATCGTATCGATCATCATCGCAGCTTTTATCATTTTGGTCCAGGTAAACTATAAGCGCCTGCTTGCTTATTCATCGATCGAACATATGGGCATAATAGCTTTGGGTTTCGGATTCGGAGGGATGGGAGTCTTGGCGGGACTTCTTCATATGGTCTTCCATTCACTTGCAAAATCACTGCTCTTTCTTTGCAGCGGAAACATCTTTCTGAAATACAGCTCAACCAAAATATCGAATGTCAGAGGGGTTTTGTCCGCACTTCCATTTACAGGTATTTTGTTCCTTTTTGGGGTTTTTGCGATAACCGGAGTCCCTCCATTCGGCCTCTTTTTCACGGAATTCTATATATTATCCGCGGGAATATCAAGTTATCCCGGAATAGTCGCGCTTGCAATGGCCGGCATAATCATCGTATTTGTGGGTTTCCTGAGGCATGCGACATCAATGGTATTCGGGGAAGTTCCTGCCGGGATAAAGAAAGGCGAATTCGGATTTCTAACGACAGCTCCGCTTGCGGTTGTCGCTGTCATTCTTGTGGGCTTCGGATTATTCTTTCCGCCTTTTATCGTGAGATTGATCGAGAGCGCATCTAAATTATTTTTATAA
- a CDS encoding NADH-quinone oxidoreductase subunit H — protein MNIALLIIQSLLIPAFSPLIVGVIRKIKAKFQNRQGASVFQPYRDLMKLFNKDEVISENASWIFRYTPYFLFALTVAISFGVPTISTDASLSYLGDFLVFVYLIAFGAFFLALSGLDTSSAFGGMGSSREMTVAALTEGGFIFSLFSVSLLTGKSDFPNMIGALSSMPVSDIIAPVLIAFIAFYIVLLAECARYPFDNPATHLELTMIHEAMILEYSGKRLALIEWAAANKLLIFISLAANIFFPWQVANTSEVVPVIVSLLLFAVKVFVLSASVAVLESTIAKLRFFRLPDLLMTSLVLGMISIVLTII, from the coding sequence ATGAATATAGCTTTATTAATCATACAGTCGCTTCTCATTCCGGCATTTTCTCCATTGATCGTCGGTGTGATTAGGAAGATCAAGGCGAAGTTTCAGAACAGGCAAGGGGCGAGCGTATTCCAGCCATATCGCGACCTCATGAAGCTTTTCAATAAGGACGAAGTTATCTCGGAAAATGCATCCTGGATATTCAGATACACGCCCTATTTTCTTTTTGCATTGACGGTAGCGATCTCGTTTGGGGTGCCGACCATAAGCACCGATGCGTCGCTTTCGTATCTTGGAGATTTTCTGGTATTTGTCTATTTGATCGCTTTTGGAGCTTTTTTTCTGGCACTTTCGGGACTTGACACTTCCAGTGCTTTTGGCGGAATGGGATCGAGCAGGGAAATGACCGTGGCGGCGCTTACAGAAGGCGGATTTATTTTTTCGCTGTTTTCAGTTTCGTTATTGACCGGCAAGTCCGATTTCCCGAATATGATAGGCGCGCTTTCGTCGATGCCCGTTTCCGATATCATTGCTCCGGTCCTCATCGCATTCATCGCTTTCTATATAGTGCTTCTCGCTGAATGCGCAAGATATCCTTTTGACAATCCGGCAACGCATCTTGAGCTGACCATGATCCATGAGGCCATGATACTCGAATATTCCGGAAAAAGGCTGGCTCTGATCGAATGGGCGGCGGCAAATAAGCTTCTCATCTTCATATCACTTGCAGCGAATATATTCTTTCCCTGGCAGGTCGCGAATACTTCCGAGGTTGTTCCCGTGATCGTTTCGCTGCTGCTGTTTGCCGTGAAGGTCTTTGTTTTGTCCGCGAGCGTGGCGGTTCTGGAATCAACTATCGCAAAACTGCGATTTTTCAGACTGCCGGATCTTCTGATGACCTCTCTTGTGCTTGGAATGATATCAATCGTTTTAACGATAATATAA
- the hyfB gene encoding hydrogenase 4 subunit B gives MFPAFFIQEGLFISLGIFALGAIGALLISVLKKDDNLENIWGNSFAIFGSFMGLLYAVSVILSNSNFSFKATETFFLFPINMKVDLLSAFFVFIISLVALLSSVYSIGYMRQFYGKYNIGLFGFFYNIFIASMMLVVTSNDALYFLVVWELMSLVSYFLVIFEHDHKENIKAGFLYFIMTHIATGGIILAFMLIYSATGSFDFDAIRLASANISPFYFAIISLLMLVGFGTKAGIIPLHIWLPEAHPAAPSQVSALMSGVMIKTGIFMIIRLFFDVIPSNAMWFGMLVLVLGAVSSLLGVLYAITEHDIKRLLAYHSVENIGIILMGLGSSLIFISAQNMTLAALAFAAALFHTMNHAIFKALLFLGAGSVVSATHTRNIEEYGGLIKKMPYTALFFLVGSVAISALPPFNGFASEWLTYQALFAGVGTFGIFEKSVFIFAIVSLAFTGGLAAACFVKAFGVTFLAKSRSHESENAKESDRTLLFGMSVLAFLCLALGVFSDRVVIYLGNITNSLLIFSNEIPFMPAGNGVISVRSDHASLAMMQIFILIVLFAAIAYFAVKKISGSCKERIYGTWDCGANLNPRMEITATSFSRSIISMFSGILKPTKQIDIEYHDANIRYFTKSSTVTLGIGNIYKSYIYGPVSRMIIGISDIAKRIQCGNINLYLLYIFMTIIILLIWVTK, from the coding sequence ATGTTTCCAGCTTTTTTTATTCAGGAAGGTTTATTTATTTCACTCGGTATATTCGCTCTTGGCGCAATCGGAGCGCTCCTCATATCCGTACTAAAAAAAGATGATAATTTGGAGAATATTTGGGGCAATAGCTTCGCGATCTTCGGGTCCTTCATGGGACTTTTATATGCTGTATCTGTCATCCTATCCAATTCAAATTTTTCATTCAAAGCTACCGAAACATTTTTCCTTTTTCCGATAAATATGAAAGTTGACCTTCTGTCAGCTTTTTTCGTTTTTATAATCTCATTGGTCGCGCTTCTCAGCTCCGTCTATTCGATCGGATATATGCGCCAATTCTATGGAAAGTACAATATAGGGCTGTTCGGATTTTTCTATAATATATTCATCGCGAGCATGATGCTGGTGGTGACCTCGAATGACGCTTTATATTTTTTGGTTGTCTGGGAGCTGATGTCTCTGGTCTCGTATTTTCTCGTAATCTTTGAGCATGACCATAAGGAGAATATTAAGGCAGGGTTTTTATATTTCATAATGACGCATATTGCGACCGGGGGAATAATCCTGGCGTTCATGCTCATATATTCAGCGACCGGTTCTTTTGATTTCGATGCGATCCGACTTGCTTCGGCGAATATTTCCCCGTTCTATTTTGCAATAATATCGCTTCTGATGCTGGTGGGATTCGGAACAAAAGCGGGAATTATACCGTTGCATATCTGGCTTCCGGAGGCGCATCCTGCGGCCCCAAGCCAGGTTTCCGCGCTGATGTCCGGAGTAATGATAAAAACTGGAATATTCATGATCATACGGCTATTCTTCGATGTTATCCCTTCCAATGCGATGTGGTTCGGGATGCTGGTCTTGGTGCTTGGTGCAGTGTCATCGCTCCTGGGCGTTTTATATGCCATAACCGAGCACGATATCAAGCGATTGCTCGCATACCATAGCGTTGAAAATATCGGTATAATCCTGATGGGCCTTGGAAGCTCTCTGATTTTCATATCTGCGCAAAATATGACGCTGGCTGCGCTCGCATTTGCTGCGGCTCTTTTCCATACCATGAATCATGCTATTTTCAAAGCCCTTCTCTTTTTGGGAGCCGGATCAGTCGTTTCTGCAACTCACACGCGCAACATCGAAGAATATGGAGGATTGATCAAGAAAATGCCATATACTGCGCTTTTCTTTCTTGTAGGATCAGTGGCAATATCAGCGCTGCCTCCCTTCAACGGATTTGCGAGCGAATGGCTGACCTATCAGGCGCTTTTTGCTGGAGTCGGAACTTTCGGAATATTTGAGAAAAGCGTATTCATCTTTGCCATAGTTTCTCTCGCATTTACGGGAGGGCTTGCAGCCGCATGTTTTGTGAAGGCGTTCGGCGTGACTTTTCTTGCAAAATCCCGGAGCCATGAAAGCGAAAACGCCAAGGAATCCGACAGGACTCTGCTTTTCGGAATGTCCGTTCTTGCATTTCTGTGCCTGGCTCTCGGTGTGTTTTCCGATCGGGTAGTTATTTATCTCGGAAATATTACGAATAGTCTTCTGATTTTCTCAAATGAGATTCCGTTTATGCCTGCCGGCAATGGAGTCATCAGTGTCAGGAGCGACCATGCTTCTCTTGCAATGATGCAGATATTTATTTTAATAGTTCTTTTTGCGGCCATTGCCTATTTTGCGGTAAAAAAGATCTCCGGATCTTGCAAGGAAAGGATCTATGGAACATGGGATTGCGGAGCAAATCTAAATCCGCGGATGGAAATTACGGCTACCAGTTTTTCCCGTTCGATAATTTCCATGTTCAGCGGAATATTAAAGCCGACAAAACAGATCGATATCGAATATCATGATGCGAATATAAGATATTTCACCAAATCCAGCACTGTCACGCTTGGGATCGGAAATATATATAAAAGCTATATCTATGGACCCGTATCCCGCATGATCATAGGGATCTCGGACATAGCAAAGAGGATCCAATGCGGAAATATCAATCTGTATCTTTTGTATATTTTTATGACGATCATAATCCTTCTTATTTGGGTAACGAAATAA